In Microbacterium foliorum, the following proteins share a genomic window:
- a CDS encoding TM0106 family RecB-like putative nuclease, whose translation MRIDTQAQRVIWSASDLKAAAECEFAWCRAIDAKLGRVPAVEEPEDATLARAALLGDVHEQNVLARYLDELGADRVHLVEKVSSVDAEALAAAVDETVGALGSDAVVVFQAAFATPEFVGFADFLKRDDDGRWRVQDSKLARKARVTALMQLAAYVDQLDRLGIPRSDEVDLILGDGTLSTHAVDDLLPLFQVRRARLRALIADRRVDEGSAGAALAWGDDRGDLEVVACGRCATCEEQVIAHRDLLMVARMRPVQRARLRAAGIETIDALADAATPPDGMNTDTFETLRAQARLQIRADAEGAPTYDVHYAAAIHTLPVPSHGDIFFDFEGDPLYTEPAPDGEAHWGIDYLFGWVDNTDQYTALWAHDFAAEREAFERFLDFVKVRRAAHPGMHIYHYAPYETSHLVAMAARHGVREGEIDRLLREGVFVDLYPLVLRTVRVGTRSYSIKKLEPLYMGEDVRTSDVQKGDDSIVQYVAARELAAAGEQEEADAVFADLADYNRYDCVSTRRLRNWLIDIARKEGVTPAPPDEADEVIYEPSPRSVALLADAERAVEAGGDGQVHRIAAAAIDYFPREAKSFWVSHFQRLREPVTMWDGTRDVVRVDRMSSTVQRDWSVGEGRRVMSRAIEIRGEVSPGTTLGAGSQPFALYPVPAPFDTDAPSRAVHVPHTVTVAEALDDGYLITETAIQGQTWDELPLALTPAAPPRVVSLQGAIDEWADTVHAAAPGFPSDAATDILRRIPPRTLSGSLLPESGGDTIDAIVRAVLDLDRSYLAVQGPPGTGKTYTGSQVIARLVKEHGFTIGVVAQSHAIIENLLERVVADGVPAAQVAKSPKDPSKDPSYTVIPKNGMAAFLGEHAEHGAVVGGTAWDFSNTARVERAGLDLLVVDEAGQFSLASTIAVAAGAKRLLLLGDPQQLPQVSQGAHPEPVDTSALGWVMDGDAVVRPDYGYFLARSWRMHPRLAAPVSKLAYAGQLASAPGTERRALEGIDPGLHIVPLRHRGNATQSPEEADAVVALVRDLVGRAFTDNDADATVRPLAQTDIIVVAPYNAQRQTVHDALAAAGFPDVPVGTVDNFQGKEAVVSITSLAASSGRDAPRGPEFLLLQNRLNVAISRAQVAAYLIHSPALLDDLPRTPEGVARMSAFARLVGAAS comes from the coding sequence GTGCGGATCGACACTCAGGCGCAGCGCGTCATCTGGAGCGCGAGCGACCTCAAGGCGGCCGCCGAATGCGAATTCGCCTGGTGTCGAGCGATCGATGCGAAGCTGGGCCGCGTTCCCGCCGTCGAAGAGCCTGAGGACGCGACTCTCGCCAGGGCCGCGCTGCTCGGAGACGTCCATGAGCAGAACGTCCTGGCGCGGTACCTCGACGAGCTCGGTGCCGATCGCGTGCATCTCGTCGAGAAGGTCTCGTCCGTCGACGCCGAGGCCCTCGCGGCGGCTGTCGACGAGACCGTGGGAGCGCTCGGCTCCGACGCCGTCGTCGTCTTCCAAGCCGCCTTCGCGACACCCGAATTCGTCGGGTTCGCCGACTTCCTGAAGCGCGACGACGACGGGCGCTGGCGGGTGCAGGATTCCAAGCTCGCCCGCAAGGCGCGGGTCACCGCACTCATGCAGCTGGCGGCATATGTCGATCAGCTCGATCGGCTGGGCATTCCCCGATCCGACGAGGTCGATCTCATCCTCGGCGACGGAACACTGAGCACCCACGCAGTCGACGACCTCCTTCCGCTGTTCCAGGTGCGCAGAGCGCGCCTGCGTGCGCTCATCGCCGATCGTCGAGTCGACGAGGGCTCCGCCGGTGCCGCGCTGGCGTGGGGCGATGACCGCGGCGACCTCGAGGTCGTGGCCTGCGGGCGATGCGCGACGTGCGAGGAGCAGGTGATCGCGCATCGCGATCTGCTGATGGTCGCGCGCATGCGGCCCGTCCAGCGGGCACGGCTGCGGGCGGCCGGGATCGAGACCATCGATGCCCTGGCCGACGCAGCCACGCCTCCTGACGGCATGAACACCGACACGTTCGAAACGCTGCGGGCGCAGGCGAGGCTGCAGATCCGCGCGGATGCCGAGGGCGCGCCGACCTATGACGTGCACTATGCCGCGGCGATCCACACCCTGCCCGTGCCGAGCCACGGCGACATCTTCTTCGACTTCGAGGGCGACCCGCTCTACACCGAGCCGGCGCCTGACGGGGAGGCCCACTGGGGGATTGACTATCTCTTCGGATGGGTCGACAACACCGACCAGTACACGGCGCTGTGGGCCCACGACTTCGCGGCGGAGCGAGAGGCGTTCGAGCGCTTCCTCGACTTCGTGAAGGTGCGCAGAGCCGCGCACCCCGGCATGCACATCTACCACTACGCCCCCTACGAGACCTCGCACCTCGTGGCGATGGCCGCGAGGCACGGCGTGCGCGAGGGCGAGATCGATCGGCTGCTGCGTGAAGGAGTGTTCGTCGACCTCTATCCGCTGGTTCTGCGCACCGTGAGGGTCGGCACGAGGTCGTACTCGATCAAGAAGCTCGAGCCGCTCTACATGGGCGAAGACGTGCGCACGAGCGACGTGCAGAAGGGCGACGACTCGATCGTCCAGTACGTGGCGGCCCGCGAACTCGCGGCGGCAGGGGAGCAGGAAGAGGCGGACGCGGTGTTCGCCGATCTCGCCGACTACAACCGCTACGACTGCGTGTCGACGAGGCGCCTTCGCAACTGGCTGATCGACATCGCCCGGAAGGAGGGGGTGACCCCCGCCCCGCCCGATGAGGCCGACGAGGTCATCTACGAGCCGTCCCCCCGGTCGGTCGCGCTCCTCGCCGACGCGGAACGGGCCGTAGAGGCCGGCGGCGACGGGCAGGTGCATCGCATCGCGGCGGCAGCGATCGACTACTTCCCCCGAGAGGCCAAGAGCTTCTGGGTGTCGCACTTCCAGCGACTGCGCGAGCCCGTCACGATGTGGGACGGCACTCGCGATGTCGTGCGAGTCGATCGCATGTCGTCGACGGTGCAGCGAGACTGGAGCGTCGGTGAGGGGCGCCGGGTGATGTCGCGTGCCATCGAGATCCGCGGCGAGGTGTCGCCGGGAACGACCCTCGGCGCCGGATCACAGCCGTTCGCCCTGTACCCGGTGCCCGCGCCTTTCGACACCGATGCCCCGTCCCGCGCGGTGCACGTCCCGCACACGGTCACGGTCGCCGAGGCGCTCGACGACGGCTATCTGATCACCGAGACGGCGATCCAAGGACAGACCTGGGACGAGCTGCCTCTCGCTCTCACCCCGGCGGCGCCGCCGCGCGTCGTCTCGCTGCAGGGCGCGATCGACGAATGGGCCGACACGGTCCATGCGGCAGCGCCCGGGTTCCCTTCTGATGCGGCCACCGACATCCTGCGCCGGATCCCTCCGCGGACGCTCTCGGGCAGCCTGCTGCCGGAGAGCGGCGGTGACACGATCGATGCGATCGTGCGCGCCGTCCTCGATCTCGACCGCAGCTACCTCGCCGTGCAGGGCCCTCCGGGCACGGGCAAGACCTACACGGGCTCGCAGGTGATCGCGCGACTGGTGAAGGAGCACGGCTTCACGATCGGCGTCGTCGCGCAGTCGCACGCGATCATCGAGAATCTGCTCGAGCGAGTGGTGGCCGACGGTGTTCCCGCGGCGCAGGTCGCCAAGTCCCCGAAAGACCCGTCGAAAGACCCGTCGTACACGGTGATCCCCAAGAACGGTATGGCCGCGTTCCTCGGCGAGCACGCCGAGCACGGCGCCGTGGTGGGCGGCACCGCCTGGGACTTCAGCAACACCGCTCGGGTGGAGCGGGCAGGCCTCGACCTGCTCGTGGTCGATGAGGCGGGGCAGTTCTCGCTCGCCTCCACGATCGCCGTCGCGGCAGGCGCCAAGCGGCTGCTGCTGCTCGGAGACCCGCAGCAGCTTCCCCAGGTCAGCCAGGGCGCGCACCCCGAGCCCGTCGACACATCGGCGCTCGGCTGGGTCATGGACGGCGATGCGGTGGTGCGACCCGACTACGGCTACTTCCTGGCACGCTCATGGCGTATGCATCCCCGCCTCGCCGCGCCGGTGTCGAAGCTCGCGTACGCCGGGCAGCTCGCGTCGGCTCCCGGCACCGAGCGGCGTGCGCTCGAGGGCATCGATCCCGGTCTGCACATCGTCCCGCTCCGCCACCGCGGCAACGCGACGCAGTCGCCGGAGGAGGCCGACGCGGTGGTGGCACTCGTGCGCGACCTCGTCGGGCGAGCCTTCACAGACAACGATGCCGACGCCACGGTCCGTCCGCTCGCGCAGACGGACATCATCGTGGTCGCGCCCTACAACGCACAGCGTCAGACCGTGCACGACGCGCTCGCCGCGGCGGGCTTCCCCGACGTCCCGGTCGGCACGGTCGACAACTTCCAGGGCAAGGAGGCGGTGGTGTCCATCACGTCCCTCGCGGCATCCAGCGGACGCGATGCCCCACGCGGTCCGGAGTTCCTGCTGCTGCAGAACCGACTGAACGTGGCGATCTCGAGAGCGCAGGTCGCGGCATACCTCATCCACTCACCGGCCCTGCTCGACGACCTGCCCCGCACACCCGAGGGGGTCGCTCGCATGAGCGCCTTCGCGCGGCTGGTCGGTGCGGCGAGCTGA
- a CDS encoding MFS transporter, whose protein sequence is MSSSLRARPQTRWWALVVISLTQLIVVLDGTIVSIALPQAQASLGMSDGQRQWVVTAYALAFGALLLLGGRIADYVGRKRVFMIGMVGFGAASLYGGLAQSGWELILARGLQGVFAALLAPAALALLTVTFPSGRERNTAFAVFGTVAGTGAAVGLLLGGFLTEFTDWRWCLLVNLFFVAIGLVGGALFLTESKAEGDNRYDVWGAITVTLGLGSLVYGFSLAENGWGDPLTIAFLVLGVVLLAVFVWVESRVSQPLLPLRVVADRVRGGAFLIQGVAGAIMIGATLYLTFHLQFVLGMGALQAGAATLPLPIATMIIAPIATKLLTVIGPRPMMIVGPLIAAAGLFLLSGITPDGAYLVQIAPGLVLLGIGMGFVFIPLQNLALTGVAPHDAGIASAVANSAMQIGGSIGLSVFTAVYAASVGGHAQTELSPSQLTDAYGWVFIVASILMVVAAVIAAVMVRGTRDELMPSQPGLAVGAH, encoded by the coding sequence ATGTCATCGTCCTTGCGCGCCCGCCCCCAGACCCGGTGGTGGGCGCTCGTCGTCATCTCTCTCACGCAGCTGATCGTCGTTCTCGACGGCACCATCGTCAGCATCGCCCTGCCGCAAGCCCAGGCGTCTCTCGGTATGAGCGACGGCCAGCGTCAGTGGGTCGTCACGGCATACGCCCTGGCCTTCGGCGCACTGCTCCTGCTCGGCGGCCGCATCGCCGACTACGTCGGCCGCAAACGTGTCTTCATGATCGGCATGGTGGGCTTCGGCGCCGCATCCCTCTACGGCGGCCTCGCGCAGTCGGGGTGGGAGCTCATCCTCGCCCGCGGCCTGCAGGGCGTCTTCGCCGCACTTCTCGCTCCGGCGGCTCTCGCGCTGCTCACCGTGACCTTCCCCTCGGGGCGTGAGCGCAACACGGCGTTCGCGGTCTTCGGGACCGTCGCGGGAACCGGCGCTGCCGTCGGCCTGCTGCTGGGCGGATTCCTCACCGAGTTCACCGACTGGCGATGGTGCCTGCTGGTCAACCTCTTCTTCGTCGCGATCGGCCTCGTCGGCGGAGCGCTCTTCCTCACCGAGAGCAAGGCGGAGGGCGACAACCGATACGACGTCTGGGGTGCGATCACCGTGACCCTCGGTCTCGGATCGCTCGTCTACGGCTTCAGCCTCGCCGAGAACGGCTGGGGCGACCCGCTGACCATCGCGTTCCTCGTTCTCGGTGTCGTTCTGCTCGCCGTGTTCGTATGGGTCGAGAGCCGTGTGTCGCAGCCGCTCCTTCCGCTGCGTGTGGTGGCCGACCGGGTCAGGGGCGGTGCCTTCCTGATCCAGGGGGTCGCCGGCGCGATCATGATCGGCGCCACCCTCTATCTGACCTTCCACCTCCAGTTCGTGCTCGGCATGGGCGCACTCCAGGCGGGAGCGGCGACCCTTCCGCTCCCGATCGCGACGATGATCATCGCTCCCATCGCGACGAAGCTCCTCACGGTGATCGGGCCGCGTCCGATGATGATCGTCGGGCCGCTCATCGCGGCAGCCGGTCTGTTCCTCCTCTCCGGGATCACCCCCGATGGGGCGTATCTCGTGCAGATCGCGCCGGGGCTCGTGCTCCTCGGCATCGGAATGGGCTTCGTGTTCATCCCGCTGCAGAACCTGGCTCTCACCGGAGTCGCGCCGCACGACGCGGGCATCGCCTCGGCCGTCGCCAACTCGGCCATGCAGATCGGCGGATCGATCGGACTTTCCGTGTTCACGGCCGTGTACGCGGCGTCGGTGGGCGGGCATGCGCAGACCGAGCTCTCCCCGTCGCAGCTGACCGACGCCTACGGGTGGGTCTTCATCGTCGCGTCGATCCTGATGGTCGTCGCCGCCGTGATCGCCGCCGTCATGGTGCGCGGCACGAGGGACGAGCTGATGCCGTCGCAGCCGGGGCTCGCCGTCGGCGCGCACTGA
- a CDS encoding phosphorylase family protein produces MKLLVAAMASELAAFPEELEGFDQLVTGEGKMQAVFGLTRALDAKEYSEVVVVGTAGGIDTDLEATVHEIGSALQHDVFDLDGVAGQHVSLPARVSTGREGVLIATGDSFVGDAGITAVIRPSGAGLVDMETYAYIWVAEQFGVPIRAFRAISDRAEDGALVDFREAIARCSVQLRDVIRREYGV; encoded by the coding sequence GTGAAACTTCTCGTCGCAGCCATGGCCTCCGAACTCGCAGCGTTCCCGGAGGAGCTCGAGGGATTCGACCAGCTCGTCACCGGCGAGGGCAAGATGCAGGCCGTGTTCGGCCTCACCCGTGCGCTCGACGCCAAGGAGTACTCCGAGGTGGTGGTCGTCGGCACGGCCGGCGGCATCGACACTGACCTCGAAGCGACCGTGCATGAGATCGGCAGCGCGCTGCAGCACGACGTGTTCGACCTCGACGGTGTCGCAGGTCAGCATGTGTCGCTGCCCGCGCGCGTGTCGACCGGCCGCGAGGGCGTGCTGATCGCGACCGGCGACAGCTTCGTCGGCGATGCCGGCATCACTGCCGTCATCCGCCCTTCCGGTGCCGGTCTGGTCGACATGGAGACCTACGCGTACATCTGGGTCGCCGAGCAGTTCGGCGTGCCGATCCGCGCGTTCCGCGCGATCTCCGACCGAGCTGAGGACGGCGCGCTCGTCGACTTCCGCGAGGCGATCGCGCGGTGCAGCGTGCAGCTGCGTGACGTGATCCGCCGGGAGTACGGCGTCTGA
- a CDS encoding AAA family ATPase gives MQLHRLEVEGFGPFRERQTVDFDAFADDGIFLIAGRTGAGKSSILDAVCFGLYGGVPRYEGGEKRLRSDHCEPDDVTEVVVEFSTPAGRYRVMRSPEYERPKKRGGGMTVQPAAVQLHTMVGGEWIGLAAKEREAAYELDEILQLSREQFLQVILLAQNRFSEFLLAGSKERQSLLRRLFGTERFEDVQARFDERRKAAEQALGARLATVSARLEEGERLVSNADLGHDSEGQGEDRGAIESEPVAVTNEERLDGLRRAKARADYRAERRAAERLEAEKQSDAADAALAIAREEQRAQIERDRARAALARLEADEPHIAAARSELQNARAAELLRGPIATAATAAAAHETALEAEERARAAWEAHDIVADDLAEWAADRTAQIGAWQRAAELERSASALDAELAAASDAVAAATARIEATEADRVALPAQLDELTLARDAARQLAGRVGDLAAARDAAAVRHAAALEAVRLRATHADAERELADASVALAAAQAALAQLRQRRLDGFAGELATSLHEGEACPVCGSHEHPAPAVHADPVSADDVDEAEAARDAIAQRERDAAELTSTLRADLAAAITRADAREVDEARAELDAATAAHAQSADASEQQTALEQQREVLLERIRRLDSDRERDSTALAAAREAHALVAQRVADTREAIAEARGSYESVAERLTAMRAEVQAALALVEAVAERTRRAEAATVANAEQDAALEASEFDGVAAVELALRTAAAQAALESRVTQHSVQREKERAILLDLELRTLPEETIDLGPAELLSLTARQRWSAAVDEAGRAAGVSEQLTAVIEATASEHARIADDATDYEVLRGLADTIAGRGANVRKMTLETFVLAAELEEIVDAANRRLSDMSTGRYQLRHSDALAARGAASGLGIVVFDAFTGQTRPAQSLSGGETFLSSLALALGLAEVVTARAGGIRLDTLFIDEGFGSLDGDTLDVAMRTLDELRQGGRTVGVISHVEAMQEQIPAQLRVRATSSGPSVIEAR, from the coding sequence ATGCAGCTGCACCGACTGGAGGTCGAAGGATTCGGCCCGTTCCGCGAGCGGCAGACCGTCGACTTCGATGCGTTCGCCGACGACGGGATCTTCCTGATCGCCGGGCGCACAGGTGCCGGCAAGTCCAGCATCCTCGACGCCGTCTGCTTCGGCCTCTACGGCGGAGTCCCGCGGTACGAGGGTGGCGAGAAGCGGCTTCGCAGCGATCACTGCGAGCCCGACGACGTCACCGAGGTCGTGGTGGAGTTCAGCACTCCGGCAGGCCGATACCGCGTCATGCGTTCGCCCGAATACGAGCGCCCCAAGAAGCGCGGCGGGGGCATGACGGTGCAACCCGCAGCCGTGCAACTCCACACGATGGTCGGCGGCGAATGGATCGGTCTCGCCGCGAAAGAGCGCGAGGCCGCCTACGAGCTCGACGAGATCCTGCAGCTCAGCCGCGAGCAGTTCCTGCAGGTGATCCTGCTCGCGCAGAATCGCTTCTCGGAGTTCCTCCTCGCGGGGAGCAAAGAGAGACAGTCGTTGTTGCGGCGGCTGTTCGGCACCGAGCGGTTCGAAGACGTGCAGGCGCGGTTCGACGAACGACGCAAGGCGGCTGAGCAGGCCCTCGGGGCACGCCTCGCAACGGTGTCCGCCCGCCTCGAAGAAGGCGAGCGGCTCGTCAGCAACGCCGACCTCGGCCACGACAGCGAGGGGCAGGGAGAAGACAGGGGCGCGATCGAGTCAGAGCCTGTCGCGGTGACGAACGAGGAGCGCCTCGACGGTCTGCGCCGTGCGAAGGCTCGTGCCGATTACCGCGCGGAACGTCGAGCGGCTGAGCGCCTCGAGGCGGAGAAGCAGTCGGATGCCGCCGACGCCGCGCTCGCGATCGCGCGCGAGGAGCAGCGGGCACAGATCGAGCGAGATCGGGCCAGGGCCGCGCTCGCACGCCTCGAGGCCGACGAGCCGCACATCGCCGCTGCGCGCAGCGAGCTGCAGAACGCCAGAGCTGCGGAGTTGCTGCGCGGCCCGATCGCGACCGCGGCAACAGCGGCGGCGGCGCACGAGACGGCACTCGAGGCCGAGGAGCGAGCGCGAGCGGCCTGGGAGGCGCACGACATCGTCGCGGACGATCTCGCCGAATGGGCTGCCGACCGCACCGCGCAGATCGGTGCCTGGCAGCGGGCGGCGGAGCTGGAACGCTCTGCGTCAGCCCTCGACGCCGAGTTGGCTGCGGCCTCCGATGCAGTCGCGGCGGCGACCGCGCGCATCGAAGCAACAGAGGCCGATCGTGTCGCTCTTCCCGCACAGCTCGACGAGCTCACACTCGCGCGCGACGCGGCGAGGCAACTCGCCGGTCGCGTCGGAGACCTGGCCGCAGCGCGGGATGCTGCTGCAGTGCGGCATGCGGCGGCGCTCGAGGCAGTCCGTCTCAGAGCCACCCATGCCGACGCCGAGCGGGAGCTCGCCGACGCGAGTGTGGCGCTCGCTGCTGCTCAGGCAGCGCTGGCTCAGCTCAGGCAGCGTCGACTCGACGGATTCGCGGGGGAGTTGGCGACGTCGCTGCACGAGGGTGAGGCGTGCCCGGTATGCGGGTCGCACGAGCACCCGGCTCCCGCCGTGCATGCCGATCCTGTCTCTGCCGACGACGTCGACGAGGCCGAAGCCGCACGTGACGCCATCGCGCAGCGCGAGCGAGATGCGGCGGAACTGACATCGACACTGCGTGCCGACCTCGCCGCGGCGATCACGCGCGCAGACGCTCGAGAGGTCGATGAGGCCCGCGCAGAGCTCGACGCGGCCACAGCAGCGCACGCACAGAGCGCGGATGCCTCCGAACAGCAGACCGCTCTCGAGCAGCAGCGTGAGGTTCTGCTCGAGCGCATCCGCCGTCTCGACAGCGACCGCGAACGTGATTCCACGGCGCTGGCTGCGGCGCGCGAAGCGCACGCGCTCGTGGCGCAACGCGTCGCCGATACGCGGGAGGCGATCGCCGAGGCGAGAGGATCCTACGAGTCCGTGGCCGAGAGGCTCACGGCCATGCGCGCCGAGGTGCAGGCCGCTCTCGCGCTCGTCGAGGCGGTCGCAGAACGGACGCGCAGGGCCGAGGCGGCGACTGTTGCGAACGCCGAACAGGACGCGGCGCTGGAAGCATCGGAGTTCGACGGCGTCGCTGCGGTCGAGCTGGCACTCCGCACCGCCGCCGCGCAGGCGGCTCTCGAGAGCCGAGTCACTCAGCACTCCGTCCAGCGAGAGAAGGAGCGCGCGATCCTTCTCGACCTCGAGCTCCGCACACTTCCGGAGGAGACGATCGACCTGGGGCCTGCCGAGCTGCTGTCCCTCACCGCGCGGCAGCGTTGGTCCGCCGCGGTCGACGAGGCAGGGCGGGCGGCAGGCGTGTCGGAGCAGCTCACTGCGGTGATCGAGGCCACGGCATCAGAACACGCCCGCATCGCAGACGACGCAACCGACTACGAGGTTCTGCGAGGACTCGCCGACACGATCGCCGGGCGAGGGGCGAACGTCCGCAAGATGACGCTCGAGACATTCGTCCTCGCCGCTGAACTCGAAGAGATCGTCGACGCCGCGAACCGCCGACTCAGCGACATGTCGACGGGGCGGTATCAGCTGCGCCACTCGGATGCGCTGGCCGCCCGCGGGGCTGCGTCAGGGCTCGGCATCGTCGTGTTCGACGCATTCACCGGCCAGACCCGGCCCGCGCAGTCGCTGTCGGGTGGCGAGACCTTCCTGAGCTCCCTCGCCCTCGCTCTCGGACTCGCCGAGGTGGTCACGGCGCGAGCCGGCGGCATCCGTCTCGACACCCTGTTCATCGACGAGGGGTTCGGCTCGCTCGACGGCGACACTCTTGACGTCGCCATGCGCACGCTCGACGAACTGCGCCAGGGCGGCCGCACCGTCGGTGTCATCAGTCACGTCGAGGCGATGCAGGAGCAGATCCCCGCGCAGCTCAGGGTGCGTGCGACGTCGAGCGGCCCGAGCGTCATCGAAGCGCGCTGA
- the nadE gene encoding ammonia-dependent NAD(+) synthetase — MTLQQQISEALGVKPEIDPAAEVESRVGFLVDYLRTTGAKGFVLGISGGQDSTLAGRLAQLAVERVRAEGGEAKFLAVRLPYRVQKDAADAEAALEFIAPDSSVEVNIQNGVDGVEEDIEFAVTSDISDFNRGNIKARVRMVTQYALAGHDGLLVIGTDHAAEAVTGFYTKFGDGAADILPLSGLSKRQGRSLLLLLGAPDRLAYKVPTADLLDGQPGRADEDELGLTYEQIDDFLEGREVDPDVAGRIEARYLATQHKRNLPVTPEDTWWR, encoded by the coding sequence ATGACCCTGCAGCAGCAGATCTCTGAAGCACTCGGCGTGAAGCCTGAGATCGATCCGGCAGCCGAGGTGGAGAGCCGCGTCGGCTTCCTCGTCGACTACCTGCGCACGACGGGCGCGAAGGGCTTCGTGCTCGGGATCTCGGGCGGTCAGGACTCGACACTCGCCGGACGACTCGCACAGCTCGCGGTCGAGCGTGTCCGCGCCGAGGGCGGAGAGGCGAAGTTCCTCGCCGTCCGCCTGCCGTATCGGGTGCAGAAGGATGCCGCGGATGCCGAGGCTGCCCTCGAGTTCATCGCGCCCGACTCCTCGGTCGAGGTGAACATCCAGAACGGTGTCGACGGCGTCGAGGAGGACATCGAGTTCGCCGTCACGAGCGACATCAGCGACTTCAACCGCGGCAACATCAAGGCGCGCGTGCGCATGGTGACCCAGTACGCGCTGGCGGGGCACGATGGACTGCTCGTGATCGGCACCGACCACGCGGCTGAGGCCGTCACGGGTTTCTACACGAAGTTCGGCGACGGCGCGGCCGACATCCTTCCGCTCTCCGGTCTCAGCAAGCGTCAGGGCCGGTCTCTGCTGCTGCTGCTCGGAGCACCGGATCGTCTCGCCTACAAGGTGCCGACGGCCGACCTGCTCGACGGTCAGCCCGGTCGGGCCGACGAAGACGAGCTGGGGCTCACGTATGAGCAGATCGACGACTTCCTCGAAGGGCGTGAGGTCGACCCCGACGTCGCGGGTCGCATCGAAGCCCGCTACCTCGCGACCCAGCACAAGCGCAACCTTCCGGTGACGCCAGAAGACACCTGGTGGCGCTGA
- a CDS encoding exonuclease SbcCD subunit D, whose protein sequence is MRILHTSDWHIGRTFHGNSTMDALAEVLGALTVQVRENAVDVVIVAGDVFDSATPAGPAYTLLGDALVALHETGARVIVTSGNHDSAARLGFQARLLRDGIHVLTDPLAIGTPVTLSDADGPVHFYGIPYLEPAIVRQHWIGADLRTQAQTLAHAMDLVRVGMQAHPGRSVAIAHCFSAGVDATVGLEREVRQGGLDVVPLSVFDGPDYVALGHIHGRQQISERVRYSGAPLHYSFGEQSKPRGSWLVDLDASGLSAVEWLDLPVPRRLVTLTGTLDEILSPENIAAHSDDWVCAVYTDALAQTEPMRRLRERYPHCAMVQHQPAETSAEVERSYVDRLRGAVSDPVRIEAFLEHVRAGHGATEREGELIREVLDDRVRAEALI, encoded by the coding sequence ATGCGAATCCTGCACACCTCCGACTGGCACATCGGCCGCACCTTCCATGGCAACTCGACCATGGACGCGCTGGCCGAGGTGCTCGGAGCGCTCACGGTGCAGGTTCGGGAGAATGCGGTCGACGTCGTCATCGTCGCCGGTGACGTCTTCGATTCGGCGACGCCGGCCGGCCCGGCGTACACGCTTCTCGGCGACGCGCTCGTCGCGCTGCACGAGACGGGCGCCCGCGTGATCGTCACGAGCGGCAACCACGACTCCGCCGCTCGTCTCGGGTTCCAGGCGCGGCTGCTCCGCGACGGCATCCACGTGCTGACCGATCCGCTCGCGATCGGCACGCCGGTCACGCTGAGCGACGCCGATGGCCCTGTGCACTTCTACGGCATCCCGTACCTCGAGCCGGCCATCGTGAGACAGCACTGGATCGGAGCAGATCTGCGCACGCAGGCGCAGACGCTCGCGCATGCGATGGATCTCGTCCGCGTGGGGATGCAGGCGCACCCGGGGCGATCCGTCGCGATCGCGCACTGCTTCTCCGCGGGCGTCGACGCCACGGTCGGTCTCGAGCGCGAGGTGCGCCAGGGGGGTCTCGACGTCGTGCCGCTCTCGGTCTTCGACGGCCCAGACTATGTCGCCCTCGGGCACATCCACGGGCGCCAGCAGATCAGCGAGCGGGTGCGCTATTCGGGCGCTCCACTGCACTACAGCTTCGGCGAGCAGAGCAAGCCGCGCGGTTCGTGGCTGGTCGACCTCGATGCCTCGGGCCTGTCAGCGGTCGAGTGGCTCGATCTGCCCGTCCCTCGTCGCCTGGTGACCCTCACGGGCACCCTCGACGAGATCCTGTCTCCCGAGAACATCGCGGCGCACTCCGACGACTGGGTCTGCGCGGTGTACACCGATGCGCTCGCCCAGACCGAGCCGATGCGTCGCCTCCGCGAGCGGTATCCGCACTGTGCCATGGTTCAGCACCAGCCGGCTGAGACATCCGCGGAGGTCGAGCGCTCCTATGTCGATCGGCTGCGCGGTGCTGTCAGCGACCCCGTGCGCATCGAGGCCTTCCTCGAGCACGTCCGCGCGGGCCATGGTGCCACCGAGCGCGAGGGCGAGCTGATCCGCGAGGTCCTCGATGACCGCGTCCGCGCCGAAGCCCTCATCTAG